The Drosophila sulfurigaster albostrigata strain 15112-1811.04 chromosome 3, ASM2355843v2, whole genome shotgun sequence genomic sequence GGGCGGCTACATTGACTACTATCAACGACGGGCGCAGATGCCGGTGGATAACTATACGATGGGCTACGACTTTCGACGCAACATGCAGCTGGAGTGTGCGGAACGTGGTGTCTATGTCACCGATTTGCTGACCAACGAAGCGGAACGTCTCATAAGTGAGCAGCCAGGCAAGCAAAAGCCTCTTTTCCTGATGCTCGGTCATCTAGCGCCGCACACTGCCAACTCAGATGATCCGTTGCAGGCGCCCGAGGAAGAACTGCGTAAATTTGCGCACATCAAGGATCCCAATCGCAGGAAGTATGCTGGTGAGTTAGAGCTGAActtccataaaatatatgcaatatatttCCATTCTATTCTTGCATATCCTTAGGCATGGTATCCAGACTGGATCAGAGCGTAGGTCGCATCATCAGCGCCTTGGCACGTAGCGAGCAGTTGGAGAACAGCATCGTCATCTTTTATTCGGATAATGGCGGACCTTCAGTTGGCCTCTTTGCTAACACTGGCTCCAATTTTCCACTCAAGGGTCAGAAGAATACACCCTGGGAAGGCGGCGTGCGAGTTGCTGGTGCTATTTGGAGTCCCTTGTTGGAGGGACGTGGAAGTGTGTTCACCCAACCCATTTATGTAGGCGATTTCCTGCCAACACTTGCACATGCGGTTGGCATTGATTTGCCACGGTCCCTTAAACTGGATGGCATTGATCTGTGGCCACAGTTGGCGGGTGCCAAAGATGCCGTTCATGTGCCGCGCGAGATATTGCATAATCTGGACGATGTGTGGCGTGTTAGCTCCTTGATGCTCGGTCAATGGAAGTATGTGAATGGCACAACATCGGCGGGCCAATATGACAATTTGCTTATGTATCGTGAACTGGATGATCTGGATCCACGCACGAGTCGTTATGTGGTTGAAGTGCGTAATTCACCTGCCTCCAAAGCTCTCGCTCCTTTCGATTTACAGCGGTTAACCCAGTCAAGGATCAACAATCTCAGGCGAGCTGCAAAAGTGCGCTGTGGTGACTTTCAGCGAGGCTGCAATGCATTAGTGGAGGAATGTCTCTTCGATCTGAGCGTGGATCCTTGTGAGACTAACAACTTGGCTTACTCGAAGCCCCATTCGGACGTGCTTTCGGCACTGCGAGAGCGTATCCATCAGCTAAGAGCAGGCGCTGTGGCGCCTGGTAATCGCCCCAGTGCCAGTTACGCTGATCCCAGTTTACACAAGTGCACTTGGGATAATTTCGATGTAAAGCCGGCGGATTCAGGTAATACTAtcccattattattataaatactattcttattaaatgtttttgcagTCCGTCTAGAATGTGATTACCATGGCTTACCTTGTGACGCATAATTTTTCTGACCAGTTACTGGATTTCGGATATTAAAACACTATAGTTTGGCACGAACTTAATATTATAGAATGTAAACAAACGCAGCactagaaataataaattctatttttttttcatatcttgtgaattttaagaaaaatctCTCACAGACAATATTAGCTTGGCGCCAACAAATTTAAGCAGTTAATTTATCTGGCCACACAGTTCATTCCGTtaaatatcgataacaataacaacagagCAAGGAAAGGAAATCGAAAAAGTCGTTGCATTGCCTGGCAGCTCGGTGGTTATTTATATTGgtgtaaataaaagtaaggcaataaaaatgtattttgccAACGAATCAATCCGTAACAATTGTAGTGGTTATTACATCGATGATTTCATTTACTCTATTTGTATCTATAATTTTTCCGAAATAGTTTTTAACGgaaatctaattaaaaaagtttaaccAGGTGGCAACTCTGagaatttgtgtgtgtttgaaaaaGCTATTTTGAAGAAACAAAAAGTACCGTCTAAATAGCTTCAGAACATTATTTAATGGCTGCATAAAATGTTGATATCTTAAAAAGATTGTTATTTTGTAACAGTAGTAAATAGATTAAAAACATGTTGCTCATCAGCATTGCCATATCGCCATAAGGGTGGAAAAATATGTCCAGTATCCTCACCAGCTGTCAGGCAATAAAGACAGACTGCTTgagaacacaacacaatggAGGAACGTGCCGTTTTAGCTAATATCGCTACAATTATTACCAAGGACTTGCTCATCGATGATCCGACCAAACACAACATAAACTGCGGCTTCTCCAACAGCAGCTTTCCACTGCTCGATGAAAGCGACGATGATGAGGCGGAGATTTTTGCACTAATGCAGCGCAAGCGAGCCGATACAAAGAACCCAGGAAAggagacaacagcaacattaaaGCGCAGACAGGTCGATAAAGTACCAAGGGAAACATTCAAGTCCAGGAAGACGAACAAATTGGAGTGGGAATATGCAGAACTTAATTTACTACATCGCTATGTGGATGCTCAGTTTGAATCCTTTTTGCACATGCGAAAGCTCACTTATCTGGTGAGTACTCCCCTAGACGTAATCCAACGATAGTATCAATGGCCTACATATTCCATTCATAGAAAATACAGCAGGAGTTGCACCCGATTCTGGAGAGAAATGTGCTCCCGGGATATCCCACGCCACAGACAACACTCGCCTTAGCTTTGTGGAAACTCTCAACGGACGAACATTTCGAGGAAATTGCTCGAAAATTTCAGTTTCCATGGTCGCTGTGCCAGCAAGTGGTGCGCAGCTTTTGGCACATTATCTCCGACAACTACGAAAGCTTCATCAAATGGCCCAACTCTCTGGAGGCTCAACAGAGTACTCTGCAAGGGTTTCAGTCTGTGTCCCAGCTAAGCTGCTTTCGCGACCTCTTTGGCATCATTGTCCTTAAACGCGTCGACATCTTTATGGAAAGTGAGCATGCCGAGGTGGCTGTGGTTCTGCAGCTCATCTGCAATGCGGAAAATAAGATCATCGATTGTTATGTGGAGCTGGAGCAGGATTATAGCTTTGAGGAGTCGCCCATTGGACAAACACTTGCCCTCAATCCACGCACAATGCCAGCTGGCAGTTATCTCATTGGCAGCCACAGTTTTCCTCTCAAATCCTATTTGATACGACCCATTGAGGCGGAATGCTTTCGCAAAGATGTAGTATTCAATGGGTTATTGGAGCCAGCTTTTCAATTGGCTGATAATGTGCTAGATAGTTTGGCACGTCGATTTCAGACGCTGTATGCACTGGAGGCGCGTGATTTGAATGAGGTCCGGCTGATAGTGGAGAGCATTTGTGCCATGCATAATCTGTGCGTCGATTACGAGGATGACTATTTGGAGGTGGATTCTGGGGGAGCGCATCAGAAATGCAGCTGGGGTGGAGTGTTATCTGAGCGCAGAGGTAGCGAGAAGGATGCCAAAGGTCTGCACAGACGAGTGGAGCTCATCGATGCATTGGTCAACACTGATGAGGGCGATTAGATTATACTTTTCACATTACATTTTGTCACGGTATAAGTTTGGAATAAATAagacataatttttaattgaatttatactatatttatggAAATGGGTTATTGTAGACACAGTTTGAAGAATTTGTCATGCTAAAAACTATGTATAtgaagaaataatattatatgcaAATACCACGCGGGCAGTTTTTTTAAAAGCGataaattggcaaaaattaaACACATCACATCCGATATCAATTATCGATAGCCGAGCCAAATAATCGATTGAACACGGCTTAGTATTCAAGCAAAAATCTGGCAACTCtactgcaaaaacaaaacaaatgcacgTGTGATTTTGTTTGGTGCCTGAagaattgaattaaacaaacataatttaaataataattaagttcATCATGGATACTCATGATATATTTCGGCAATTGACCGCAGGAGTGCGGTTTACCAAAAAGAGAACCGTACGTAGAGTccactaaaaataaaataaacacgcACATTAATCGTGCATTTTGTTTCAGGCGCCACCGGCAGTTAACGCGAAGAAGTCTCAAATCATTGCAAAAGAGGAGCTGCCTAAGCCAGCAAAAGTTGCCAAGTTAGCAGAGGATGACACTGCAACCCAACAGTTTCGATTGCTAGCTGACAACATTGGCAGTAACGACACAGCAAATCCATCCAAAGATAAACGTAAGAAGgctaacaaaaaacaattgtcaCCGGAGCAGTTGGAGCAACGACAGCGCGAGGAGCAGGTGCAGGCCATACGTAAGGAGCACGGTATTACAGTGCTGGGCAAAGATGTGCCCGCGCCCATTTCAACATTCGATGAGCTGCAGCAATACAAACTGTTGCCCCGCCTCAAGGAGAATCTTTTGTCGTTTGGCTTCGAGCAGCCGACGCCCATTCAAATGCAAGCGCTTCCCGTGCTGCTCAAGAATCGAGCACTTATGGCGTGTGCACCAACTGGATCGGGTAAAACATTGGCCTTTCTTACGCCCATTATCAATGGACTGCGCTGCCACCAGACAACAGGATTACGTGCTCTCGTCTTGGCGCCTACTCGCGAGTTGGCTCAGCAAATCTATCGTGCTTGCATGGAGCTTACTCGCTCCACGGGCTTGCGAGCGCACATCATCAGCAAAGTAAGTGAAGCGCAACAGCAATATGGTCCGGAGTGCAAGCAAAAATATGACATTCTGGTGTCGACCCCAAATCGAGTGCGTTTCctactgcaacagcagccgccgtTGCTTGATTTGTCGCGCATTGAATGGTTTGTGCTCGACGAAGCGGATCGTCTGATGGAGGATGGCAAGAACAACTTTAAGGAACAACTGGATGTGATCTATGAAGCCTGCACGCACTCCCAGAAGCGTGTGGCATTCTTCAGTGCCACATACACGGTGCCCGTGGCCAAGTGGGCCTTGCGTCACCTCAAGCAACTGGTGCGCGTGACCATTGGTGTGGCAAACAGTGCCACGGATACAGTGCAGCAGGAGCTGCTCTTCGTTGGCTCCGAGAGTGGCAAATTGATAGCTGTGCGAGAAATGGTGCGCCAGGGATTGCAGCCGCctgtgcttgtgtttgtgcAGAGCAAGGAGCGTGCCAAGCAGCTGTTCGAGGAGCTGCTCTACGATGGCATCAATGTGGACGTCATACACGCCGAGCGTACACAGCATCAGCGTGATAATTGTGTGCGCGCCTTCCGAGAGGGTAACATTTGGGTGCTGATCTGTACGGAGCTGATGGGGCGTGGTATTGACTTTAAGGGCGTTAATCTGGTCATCAACTATGACTTTCCCCCCACCAGCATCTCGTACATTCATCGCATTGGACGCACTGGTCGCGCTGGACGACCAGGACGCGCTGTTACCTTCTTCACGCAGGACGACACGGCCAACTTGAGAAGGTAACTAtacttaaatttgatttttatattagttttaaaaattttattatttttccagTATCGCACAAATCATCAAGAACTCTGGTGGCGAAGTGCCCGATTACatgttgaaaatgaaaaaggtGAAGAAATCCGAGGCCAAGATGCGTGCCAAGAAGCCTCTAGATCGTGAGGATATATCCACGAAAATAAAAGCTGAAAGACTGCCGCTGCCAAGAGAATTCGATAAAACGAAGAAGCCCTTGCAAGCAGGGAAAACggaaaagcagcaaaagaaaaaggaaacgGGGAAAAATGCAGGAAATAAAAAGTCTAAGAAAGTTAAGAAGGCAAACTAATTAAGATACAAATTTGTCTTATATGTTTtaggaaaatatatattcatctGTTTAATAAAATcgtattttaaacaatttccaaTCTGTTGATTTGTAAACTATTTTAAGCTAAATATTCCCCATTTAATTTCTGACTGAAAGACGCTTTAAGGTTAAACAAGATACCCTAAGATAAACATGAAAACAAATTAGAGAAGTTAATGGCAATATCAAGATAAATCATAGGTGAATAGAAAGATCAATAcaactaattattttcatgttcaaaattgtttaatatttgtttatttcaacaaaaatatattccaaagtacaaaaaataatacactTGCTGCAAAATTTGCAGAATTATTTTCTGGACTAAGGATTAACAAATGCttcaacacaaaaaagttaTAGAAATTAAACAATTCCAAGTTATACTATAACTAAATCttacttaattattttgaatatttcatgcAATATTCAAGTTACTTAAACGTtccaaagtaaaaaaatatattttcaattcttcAATTCATATCAAAAATAACTCATTACTCAATTTCTTAAACTAAATTAACTGCTTAATAATACTGTAGACTCTTAATAGTTACGGTAGACACCTGGAGAGATTATGctttaaaatatgtacatttaaatgtttgtttcaatcttgttttttcattattacGTTTATagacaaaaattaaaagaggaggtatttgaatatttcagaTAAATTTTCTATCTGCTtagcaaaaatttcattaaaaaaatgcatttcattttataaacgAAATGAACTGCTCAGGATTACCAAATGTATAGTTTAGATACTTGGATATGTACACTTAGAGGTTCATATTTTAAACTTCACACTCATGATTACGCTCATGGATAAGCAGTTGATCCTTGCGCGAGAATCGCTGTCCACAATTTGAGCACTTGAAGGGCTGTTGTCCCGTGTGGAGGCGAATGTGGCGCTCGAGATCGCGTCGGCGATTGAAACCCTTGGAGCAGAAGCTGCACGTGTGGGGACGATCACCACTGTGGATACGTAGGTGTGTCTTCAGATCATAGTTGCGAGCATAGGACTTGGAACAGTGCGAACATTTGTATGCCTTGCCCGTGTGCAAAATGATGTGTGCACGCAAATTGGGATTTCTGGGTAAACACCTTTGGGCAATGCGGACACTGATGTGGTCGCTGTCCGTTGTGGGCATTAATGTGATCCCGGGCATGATGACTTTGGGCAAACTTGCGCGGACAATGCGGACACGAGTAGGGACGCTCGCCAGTGTGCGTGCGCATATGTGATTTGAGCGTGTCCAGGCGATTGAAAGCCTTTGGACATTGGGGACATTCGTGTGGACGACCTGCCTGTGGCACTCTCTCGGTgtctttgtcgttgtcgttgtcgatgtaATCCTCATCATCTTCGTCAGCGCTAAAATCACTTGGGCTGTTGTCATCCGACTCTAGCTGCAGCTCCGACTCCAAATTCTTAGCGATTTCTCTTGTTCTTGCCGATTGACGCATCGGAGAAGATCTTGGGCTGGAGTCGGGTTCCCGGAACCCGGTAAAAAGGCGGCGACATAAGCTCATCAAAActctgctgtggttgctgcggTGGCGTCTTTGGCAGTTCCAgttcctcctcttcctcttcagcGTCTTGCTGCGAATCTCGCTCTGGAGTGCTGGGAGAGACAACCTCTTCGTCGCAGTTTTCATCTGGCTCCTCTTTCACGAAGTTGTCGTCTGGCTTGGACAGCTCCTCAAGAATGGCACAAAATTCATCCACGGGATCCACGAGAAATTGcttatgctgctgctcctcctgcTTCAAGGTTAACAGCTTGTAACTCTGGTCGCATTTGCGTTTGAACTTGTATGCGGTCTGTGCATCCAAGTAGCAGGTCCAACATATCAACTTGGGGAAGTTGTCGTCCACTCGAATCTTGCATTCGATGCATTCGTTGAGCATGTCTGCCAAGCTGATCTCCTCCTCCGGTTGTTCCTCGCCGAATATGTCGACCATACCATCGGAATTGCTGAGGCAAATACGGCATACTTTCTCCATAATTAGAGAACTAcgtattaaatgtttttaatttacattcgCGCAACAAGTATACCCAATGTATTGATTCGCCGATTCTTTGTATCGTGACTTATCGATAGATTTGCGATTCTCGATAATGCTGACAGCAGCAATCTATCGAGCCTAGCCCAAGCCATCGCGCGAAAATAATCGATAATtggcattttcaaatttcccCCAGAATGAAATACACTTTAAAATACGGCAGTTTTATTGTATTAACTATcgcgtatatgtatatattcttatacatatgttcgatattatattgtttctttatttactgtgcaattattttagttttgtttgcttttgttgttttattttatttacgtGTTGCTTACGCTTGAGAGTGAGTGTTGTTATTCTCTTAatgctaaatatataaattagtgTAGTTAAATGCTATTCTTAAGTTTTATGTGGTTTTGCAAAcatcaaatgtgtgtgtttgtcaaGTTAACAacgttttaattattatttaattatcataGAGTGCATGTGGATAGGCATCAAAATAAATCCAGAATAAATAATgtatgaataaattataaatgtggtgttgtgtgtatgcatgctagtttttgatttttttttttaagggcAACaacgaaatatatataaagatgtatatttgtatatgtgttttataaataaataaaatgcaaacagcCCTAAAACTAAGCAAAATCatagcttttttttgttttgttatttc encodes the following:
- the LOC133843105 gene encoding DEAD box protein 52 homolog, with amino-acid sequence MDTHDIFRQLTAGVRFTKKRTAPPAVNAKKSQIIAKEELPKPAKVAKLAEDDTATQQFRLLADNIGSNDTANPSKDKRKKANKKQLSPEQLEQRQREEQVQAIRKEHGITVLGKDVPAPISTFDELQQYKLLPRLKENLLSFGFEQPTPIQMQALPVLLKNRALMACAPTGSGKTLAFLTPIINGLRCHQTTGLRALVLAPTRELAQQIYRACMELTRSTGLRAHIISKVSEAQQQYGPECKQKYDILVSTPNRVRFLLQQQPPLLDLSRIEWFVLDEADRLMEDGKNNFKEQLDVIYEACTHSQKRVAFFSATYTVPVAKWALRHLKQLVRVTIGVANSATDTVQQELLFVGSESGKLIAVREMVRQGLQPPVLVFVQSKERAKQLFEELLYDGINVDVIHAERTQHQRDNCVRAFREGNIWVLICTELMGRGIDFKGVNLVINYDFPPTSISYIHRIGRTGRAGRPGRAVTFFTQDDTANLRSIAQIIKNSGGEVPDYMLKMKKVKKSEAKMRAKKPLDREDISTKIKAERLPLPREFDKTKKPLQAGKTEKQQKKKETGKNAGNKKSKKVKKAN
- the LOC133840045 gene encoding gastrula zinc finger protein XlCGF67.1-like; its protein translation is MMRITSTTTTTKTPRECHRQVVHTNVPNVQRLSIAWTRSNHICARTLASVPTRVRIVRASLPKVIMPGITLMPTTDSDHISVRIAQRCLPRNPNLRAHIILHTGKAYKCSHCSKSYARNYDLKTHLRIHSGDRPHTCSFCSKGFNRRRDLERHIRLHTGQQPFKCSNCGQRFSRKDQLLIHERNHECEV
- the LOC133843106 gene encoding arylsulfatase B; the encoded protein is MRVVILSALLLLLNRDWVKAESTTSSNRTNNKLPNIIIILADDMGFDDVSFRGGREFLTPNIDALAYHGRILDRLYAPAMCTPSRGALLSGKYPIHTGTQHFVISNEEPWALSLNATLMPEIFREAGYSTNLIGKWHLGFAKPEYTPTHRGFDYHYGYWGGYIDYYQRRAQMPVDNYTMGYDFRRNMQLECAERGVYVTDLLTNEAERLISEQPGKQKPLFLMLGHLAPHTANSDDPLQAPEEELRKFAHIKDPNRRKYAGMVSRLDQSVGRIISALARSEQLENSIVIFYSDNGGPSVGLFANTGSNFPLKGQKNTPWEGGVRVAGAIWSPLLEGRGSVFTQPIYVGDFLPTLAHAVGIDLPRSLKLDGIDLWPQLAGAKDAVHVPREILHNLDDVWRVSSLMLGQWKYVNGTTSAGQYDNLLMYRELDDLDPRTSRYVVEVRNSPASKALAPFDLQRLTQSRINNLRRAAKVRCGDFQRGCNALVEECLFDLSVDPCETNNLAYSKPHSDVLSALRERIHQLRAGAVAPGNRPSASYADPSLHKCTWDNFDVKPADSVRLECDYHGLPCDA
- the LOC133843114 gene encoding zinc finger protein kipf-like gives rise to the protein MEKVCRICLSNSDGMVDIFGEEQPEEEISLADMLNECIECKIRVDDNFPKLICWTCYLDAQTAYKFKRKCDQSYKLLTLKQEEQQHKQFLVDPVDEFCAILEELSKPDDNFVKEEPDENCDEEVVSPSTPERDSQQDAEEEEEELELPKTPPQQPQQSFDELMSPPFYRVPGTRLQPKIFSDASIGKNKRNR
- the LOC133843108 gene encoding uncharacterized protein LOC133843108, producing the protein MEERAVLANIATIITKDLLIDDPTKHNINCGFSNSSFPLLDESDDDEAEIFALMQRKRADTKNPGKETTATLKRRQVDKVPRETFKSRKTNKLEWEYAELNLLHRYVDAQFESFLHMRKLTYLKIQQELHPILERNVLPGYPTPQTTLALALWKLSTDEHFEEIARKFQFPWSLCQQVVRSFWHIISDNYESFIKWPNSLEAQQSTLQGFQSVSQLSCFRDLFGIIVLKRVDIFMESEHAEVAVVLQLICNAENKIIDCYVELEQDYSFEESPIGQTLALNPRTMPAGSYLIGSHSFPLKSYLIRPIEAECFRKDVVFNGLLEPAFQLADNVLDSLARRFQTLYALEARDLNEVRLIVESICAMHNLCVDYEDDYLEVDSGGAHQKCSWGGVLSERRGSEKDAKGLHRRVELIDALVNTDEGD